The proteins below are encoded in one region of Alistipes indistinctus YIT 12060:
- the uxaC gene encoding glucuronate isomerase → MSKFIGEDFMLENDAARELYHEHAARMPIIDYHCHLVPQMIAENRRFGNITEAWLGGDHYKWRAMRANGVEEAYITGDKSDWEKFEKWAGTLPYAMRNPLYHWTHLELARIFGIDEVLSPRTAREIYEACNARLAEPGFRAQGLMTRCNVEVVCTTDDPVDSLEYHRCIAESSFGTKVLPAWRPDKATAVSDPEAYNAYLDRLEAAADMSIGTYEELLDALHVRHDFFDRMGCRLSDHGLGGFVAADYTESDLMQIFAKVRGGTALTAGETAKFQSGLLFDLALMDDESGWTQQYHVGAIRNNNSRMFDRLGPDAGYDSIGEEPCAAAGNRFLDRLARAGKLSKTILYNLHPKDTEVLITMAGNFNEGPTVGKVQYGAAWWFLDQEDGMTKQLNALSSLGLLGRFVGMLTDSRSFLSYPRHEYFRRILCNLLGRDVESGRLPRSEMAWIGRMVEDISYHNAKNYFGF, encoded by the coding sequence ATGAGCAAGTTCATCGGAGAGGATTTCATGCTGGAGAACGATGCGGCGCGGGAGCTGTATCACGAACATGCTGCCCGGATGCCGATCATCGATTACCATTGCCACCTCGTGCCGCAAATGATCGCGGAGAATCGCCGTTTCGGGAACATTACCGAGGCGTGGCTCGGCGGCGACCATTACAAATGGCGTGCAATGCGGGCCAACGGCGTCGAAGAGGCCTATATTACCGGTGACAAATCCGATTGGGAGAAATTTGAGAAATGGGCCGGAACGCTTCCTTATGCGATGCGCAATCCGCTTTATCACTGGACCCATCTCGAGCTGGCCCGGATTTTCGGCATCGATGAAGTGTTGAGTCCCCGGACGGCCCGGGAGATTTACGAAGCGTGCAACGCCCGGCTTGCGGAACCCGGATTCCGGGCACAGGGGCTAATGACGCGCTGTAATGTCGAGGTGGTCTGTACGACCGACGATCCGGTCGATTCGCTCGAGTATCACCGCTGTATCGCCGAAAGCAGTTTCGGGACCAAAGTCCTGCCTGCCTGGCGGCCCGACAAGGCAACGGCGGTTTCCGACCCCGAAGCCTATAACGCTTATCTGGACAGGCTCGAAGCCGCTGCCGATATGAGCATCGGTACTTACGAGGAACTGCTCGATGCACTGCATGTCCGTCACGACTTTTTCGACCGGATGGGCTGCCGGCTCTCCGATCACGGTTTGGGGGGCTTCGTAGCGGCCGATTACACGGAGAGCGACCTGATGCAGATTTTTGCCAAAGTACGCGGTGGAACAGCGCTGACAGCCGGGGAGACGGCCAAATTCCAAAGCGGCCTGTTGTTCGACCTCGCGTTGATGGACGACGAGAGCGGATGGACGCAGCAGTACCATGTCGGAGCGATCCGCAATAACAATTCCAGGATGTTCGACCGGTTGGGACCGGATGCCGGTTACGATTCGATCGGCGAAGAACCTTGCGCGGCAGCCGGCAATAGGTTCCTGGATCGCCTGGCGCGTGCGGGCAAGTTGTCCAAAACCATTTTGTATAACCTTCACCCGAAAGATACCGAAGTGCTGATCACGATGGCGGGAAATTTCAATGAAGGGCCCACGGTGGGAAAGGTACAGTACGGTGCGGCCTGGTGGTTCCTCGACCAGGAGGACGGAATGACCAAGCAGCTCAATGCGCTTTCGTCGTTGGGATTGTTGGGTCGTTTCGTAGGAATGCTGACCGATTCGCGCAGCTTCCTCTCCTATCCGCGGCACGAATATTTCCGCCGTATCCTGTGCAACTTGTTGGGGCGGGATGTCGAAAGCGGACGGCTGCCCCGCAGCGAAATGGCGTGGATCGGCCGCATGGTGGAGGACATTTCGTATCACAACGCGAAAAATTATTTCGGGTTTTGA
- a CDS encoding bifunctional 4-hydroxy-2-oxoglutarate aldolase/2-dehydro-3-deoxy-phosphogluconate aldolase, with protein sequence MAKFSKIEVISAMASTGMVPVFYNKDIEISKNVLKACYDGGVRAFEFTNRGDLAHEVFCDLIKFAAKECPEMILGVGSVVDAGTASLYIQLGANFVVGPLFNPDVAKVCNRRLIPYTPGCGSVTEVGFAQEAGCDLCKIFPAGNVGGPSFVKNMMAPMPWSMLMVTGAVEPTEENLSAWVKAGVTCVGMGSKLFPSDVIAAKNWGAVSDKCRESLAIIAKYRK encoded by the coding sequence ATGGCAAAGTTTTCAAAAATAGAGGTGATCTCGGCGATGGCCTCGACGGGCATGGTCCCCGTGTTTTATAACAAGGATATCGAAATTTCGAAAAATGTCCTCAAGGCGTGCTACGATGGCGGCGTACGGGCTTTCGAATTTACGAACCGCGGCGATCTGGCCCACGAGGTGTTTTGCGATCTGATTAAGTTCGCCGCCAAAGAGTGTCCCGAGATGATTCTCGGTGTCGGTTCGGTCGTCGACGCAGGCACTGCATCGCTCTACATTCAGTTGGGAGCTAATTTCGTTGTAGGTCCGCTGTTCAATCCCGATGTGGCGAAGGTGTGCAACCGCCGCCTGATTCCTTACACCCCCGGTTGCGGTTCGGTAACGGAAGTGGGTTTTGCCCAGGAGGCCGGGTGCGATCTTTGCAAAATCTTCCCGGCCGGCAATGTCGGCGGTCCGTCGTTTGTCAAGAATATGATGGCCCCGATGCCGTGGTCGATGCTGATGGTGACCGGTGCGGTGGAACCTACCGAAGAGAATCTTTCGGCATGGGTCAAGGCCGGTGTTACTTGCGTGGGCATGGGCTCGAAACTTTTCCCGTCGGATGTGATCGCCGCCAAGAACTGGGGCGCTGTCTCCGATAAGTGCCGGGAGTCGCTCGCCATCATCGCCAAATACCGCAAATAG
- a CDS encoding sugar kinase — MKKVVTFGEIMLRLATPDYLRFCQATEFTATFGGGEANVAVSLANYGLKPEFVTRVPKNDIAESCLKELHKYGVGTSHVVYGGDRLGIYFLETGAVARPSKVVYDRAYSAIAEIKPGMIDWEQVLAGADWFHWTGITPALSQGAADVCLEAIKAANKMGITVSTDLNFRKNLWKYGKTASEVMPALVEGCDVILGNEEDAEKVFGIKPEGFDVTATGGKVQAAEFESVCKQLMQRFPRAKKVIITLRGSINANHNTWAGVLWDGKQLFQSPSYDITHIVDRVGGGDSFMGGLIYGLLTYTGDDQKALNFAVAASCLKHTIYGDFNMVTVAEVENLMKGDGSGRVSR; from the coding sequence ATGAAGAAAGTTGTAACCTTCGGAGAGATCATGTTGCGTTTGGCAACCCCGGACTACCTGCGTTTTTGCCAGGCCACAGAGTTTACCGCCACTTTCGGCGGCGGTGAGGCGAATGTGGCCGTATCGCTGGCCAATTACGGACTCAAACCGGAATTCGTCACCCGCGTGCCGAAGAACGACATTGCGGAGAGCTGCCTCAAGGAGTTGCACAAGTACGGTGTGGGGACTTCGCATGTGGTCTACGGCGGCGACCGTCTGGGCATCTATTTTCTCGAAACAGGCGCAGTGGCCCGTCCGAGTAAAGTGGTGTACGACCGGGCCTATTCGGCTATTGCCGAAATCAAGCCGGGCATGATCGACTGGGAACAGGTGCTCGCTGGGGCCGACTGGTTTCACTGGACCGGAATTACGCCCGCATTGAGCCAGGGAGCCGCAGATGTCTGCCTCGAGGCGATCAAGGCTGCCAACAAGATGGGAATTACCGTATCGACGGACCTCAATTTCCGCAAGAACCTGTGGAAATACGGTAAAACAGCCTCCGAGGTAATGCCTGCGCTGGTCGAAGGCTGCGATGTCATTCTGGGCAACGAAGAGGATGCCGAGAAGGTGTTCGGTATCAAACCCGAAGGGTTCGACGTTACCGCAACGGGTGGTAAAGTGCAGGCAGCCGAGTTCGAATCGGTCTGCAAGCAGTTGATGCAGCGTTTCCCGCGTGCCAAAAAGGTGATCATCACGCTGCGCGGTTCGATCAACGCGAACCACAATACCTGGGCGGGTGTGCTCTGGGACGGCAAACAGCTTTTCCAGTCGCCTTCGTATGACATTACGCACATCGTGGACCGTGTGGGCGGTGGCGACTCGTTTATGGGCGGCCTGATCTACGGTCTGCTCACCTATACGGGCGACGACCAGAAGGCGCTTAATTTCGCGGTAGCCGCTTCGTGCCTCAAGCACACGATTTACGGTGATTTCAATATGGTTACCGTTGCCGAGGTGGAGAACCTGATGAAGGGCGACGGTTCGGGCCGTGTGTCGCGTTAA
- a CDS encoding ATP-binding protein, producing MIPKTTLARIVARQRKNLDDRIAGMPRAILASMPYLTDQALLIGGVRGSGRSTLLLQMLQNDYPQAWYTDFSDARLAGFDSGDFDKLSALVAESGKGILLLDKVDYAQGWARFIGSKLAEGIKVVATVSLDTLLAVQQARQEGTDLQLAGSAAAQEAVVSASLFIPRRLGLFGYLEFLEAVHRRGGEEAVEEYLLRGAFPECCRPGRTASLLSLYDLIVNRDVLIAKGVRDRVTLCRIALFLLTATGGGVTANAVRNQLKVKSVSTVTEHMEHLERAGLVAFVPILGTTPGRQAVNPRKVYAVDTALAAALSPEESLSRERLFATMIHNHLARKYDAIFYTPECGGCDFVVAEEGFIAGCIQACYDGDDPDLMQMKIEGLSEAMRQGGQRRGLIVTLGRSERIPVEEGEIEIIDADTFLSE from the coding sequence ATGATACCGAAGACGACCTTGGCCCGGATCGTAGCCCGGCAGCGTAAAAACCTCGATGATCGAATTGCCGGAATGCCGCGCGCAATACTTGCGTCGATGCCTTACCTGACCGATCAGGCGTTGCTGATCGGCGGTGTCCGCGGCAGCGGTCGCAGTACGTTGCTGCTGCAAATGTTGCAAAACGATTATCCGCAGGCGTGGTATACCGATTTTTCGGATGCGCGGCTGGCCGGATTCGACAGTGGTGATTTCGATAAACTTTCCGCCTTGGTTGCGGAGTCGGGCAAGGGTATTTTGCTGCTCGACAAAGTGGATTATGCCCAAGGATGGGCTCGGTTTATCGGGTCGAAACTTGCCGAGGGGATCAAAGTGGTGGCGACCGTGTCGCTCGATACGCTGTTGGCCGTGCAGCAGGCGCGGCAGGAGGGGACGGACCTGCAGCTGGCCGGCTCTGCGGCAGCACAGGAGGCTGTCGTATCCGCCTCGTTGTTTATCCCGCGCAGGCTCGGGTTATTCGGTTATCTTGAGTTTTTGGAGGCCGTGCATCGGCGGGGAGGCGAAGAGGCGGTCGAAGAGTATCTGTTACGGGGGGCCTTCCCGGAATGTTGCAGGCCCGGACGCACGGCATCGCTGCTGTCGCTGTATGACCTGATCGTTAACCGGGATGTACTGATAGCCAAAGGAGTGCGTGACCGGGTGACCTTGTGTCGCATAGCCCTTTTCCTGCTCACGGCTACGGGCGGCGGGGTAACGGCCAATGCGGTTCGCAACCAGTTGAAAGTAAAATCGGTCAGTACGGTGACCGAACATATGGAGCATCTCGAACGGGCCGGTCTGGTCGCGTTCGTCCCCATTCTCGGGACGACGCCGGGCCGGCAGGCCGTCAATCCCCGCAAAGTGTATGCGGTCGATACGGCTCTTGCTGCGGCGTTGTCGCCCGAAGAATCTCTTTCCCGCGAACGGCTTTTTGCGACCATGATCCATAATCACCTCGCCCGGAAATACGATGCGATTTTTTATACGCCCGAATGCGGAGGATGTGACTTTGTCGTGGCCGAAGAGGGCTTTATCGCAGGCTGCATACAGGCTTGTTACGATGGAGACGATCCCGACCTGATGCAAATGAAGATCGAAGGGCTTTCCGAGGCGATGCGCCAGGGAGGGCAGCGCCGCGGGCTGATCGTGACGCTCGGCCGTTCGGAACGGATTCCGGTGGAGGAAGGGGAAATCGAAATCATCGATGCGGATACGTTCCTCAGTGAGTGA
- a CDS encoding PTS galactitol transporter subunit IIC has product MKEVFGYIVGLGAPVMMPIIFTILGVCIGIKLGKALKSGLLVGVGFVGLSIVTALLTTALGPALNSVVDIYDLQLKVFDMGWPAAASIAYNTSVGALIIPICLGVNLLMLLTRTTKTVNIDLWNYWHFAFIGALAYFATHSLLWGFFAAVICYIITLVIADFTAKKFQKFYKNMDGISIPQPFCAGFVPFAWVINKGLDKVPGVNKINIDSEGMKQKFGLMGEPLFLGVVIGCVIGAFARYELPKVLMLGVQMGAVMELIPRITGLFIEGLLPISNATKSLIDRKFKKSAGLNIGMSPALVIGHPATLVVSLLLIPVIILLAVILPGNEFLPLASLAGMFYVFPLILPITKGNVFKTFIIGLILLVGGVYIVTNLAPVFTLAAQDVYAMTQDTAVRIPDGFSEAAAIDFASSPFTWVIYHLTASIKIIGPVILGVCTLALMLVNRRAILRQHRQAEAEAELEAAEEAEAGNNQEK; this is encoded by the coding sequence ATGAAAGAAGTATTCGGTTATATCGTCGGATTGGGAGCACCAGTGATGATGCCGATCATTTTTACGATCCTCGGGGTCTGCATCGGTATCAAGCTCGGGAAAGCCCTCAAAAGCGGACTGTTGGTCGGCGTCGGTTTCGTCGGCCTCTCCATCGTGACCGCTCTGCTGACCACCGCCCTCGGCCCTGCTCTGAACAGCGTTGTCGATATTTATGATCTGCAGCTCAAGGTTTTCGATATGGGATGGCCCGCGGCCGCCAGTATAGCCTACAATACTTCGGTAGGCGCGCTGATTATCCCGATTTGTTTGGGCGTTAACTTGCTGATGCTGTTGACGCGGACGACCAAAACGGTCAATATCGACCTGTGGAACTACTGGCATTTCGCCTTTATCGGCGCGTTGGCCTACTTCGCTACGCACAGCTTGCTGTGGGGCTTCTTCGCAGCTGTAATTTGCTACATCATTACGCTGGTTATCGCGGATTTCACTGCAAAGAAATTCCAGAAATTCTACAAGAATATGGACGGTATTTCGATTCCGCAGCCTTTCTGTGCCGGTTTCGTGCCGTTCGCCTGGGTAATCAACAAGGGACTCGACAAGGTTCCCGGTGTCAATAAAATCAATATCGATTCGGAGGGGATGAAGCAGAAGTTCGGCCTGATGGGCGAGCCGCTTTTCCTCGGTGTGGTAATCGGTTGCGTGATCGGTGCTTTTGCCCGCTATGAGCTGCCGAAGGTGCTGATGCTCGGCGTGCAGATGGGTGCCGTGATGGAGTTGATCCCGCGCATTACGGGACTCTTCATCGAAGGTTTGCTGCCCATTTCGAATGCGACCAAATCGCTGATCGACCGCAAATTCAAGAAAAGCGCCGGCCTGAATATCGGTATGAGTCCGGCACTGGTTATCGGCCACCCGGCCACGCTGGTCGTGTCGTTGTTGCTGATTCCGGTGATCATCCTGCTGGCGGTTATCCTGCCGGGGAACGAATTCCTTCCGTTGGCGTCATTGGCCGGGATGTTCTATGTATTCCCGCTGATTCTTCCGATCACGAAGGGCAACGTATTCAAAACTTTTATTATCGGGTTGATCCTGTTGGTCGGGGGCGTTTATATTGTGACGAACCTCGCTCCGGTCTTCACGTTGGCAGCCCAGGACGTTTACGCAATGACCCAGGACACCGCCGTGCGGATTCCGGACGGATTCAGTGAGGCTGCCGCTATCGACTTCGCGTCGAGTCCGTTTACGTGGGTGATCTACCACCTGACCGCAAGCATCAAGATTATCGGTCCTGTCATTCTGGGAGTGTGCACGCTTGCTCTGATGCTCGTGAATCGTCGCGCGATCCTGCGGCAGCACCGTCAGGCTGAGGCCGAGGCAGAACTGGAAGCGGCCGAAGAGGCTGAAGCCGGGAATAATCAAGAGAAATAA